The sequence TTGAATCGCGTGCTGGTCGACCTGTATGGGCCGCAGCGCTTGCTAACCGAAGGCCTGCTGCCTGCCGAGCTGTTGTTCGAGCACCCCAATTTTCATCGCGAATTGCACGGCCAGCAACCGCCGCGCGATCTGTTTCTGCATTTCTATGCCGCTGACCTGGCCCGCTCGCCGGATGGGCGCTGGTGGGTCGTGGCCGATCGCACGGATGCTCCGCTCGGGGCCGGATACGCGCTGGAAAACCGCATCGTCGTTTCGCGCATGCTGTCGAGCGTCATTCGCCGCACGCGCGTCGAACGGCTGGCGCCCTTTTTTATCGCGCTGCGTGAAACCTTGCGCGAGCTGGCGCCCAAGCAGACCACGAACCCGCGCATTGTGCTCTTGAGCCAGGGACCGCACAGCCCGCATTATTTCGAGGACGCGTACCTGTCGCGTTATCTCGGCTATACGCTCGTCGAATCGGGCGACCTGGCGGTCCGCGACGATCATGTGCTGCTCAAGACTTTGGGCGGGCTGTTGCCGGTGGATGTGATCTTTCGTCGTCTGAACGACGCGAACGCCGATCCTTTGGAATTGCACGGTGATCCCGCGGTGGGCGTGCCCGGGCTGCTCGAAGCGGTTCGCAACGGCAACGTGGCGGTCGCCAACGCGCTGGGCAGCTCGCTGATCGAACCCAGCGTTTTCATGGCGTATTTGCCGAGCTTGTGCCGGGCGCTACTGAATGAAGAGTTGTACATGCCGTCAATCGGCACCTGGTGGTGCGGCGATCCGGCAAGCCTGGCGCACGTCGAGCAGCATCGAGACGACCTGATCGTAACCTCGGCATTTCGCCGCAGCCGGGCGCAACTGGGAAGCGGCGCGATGAAGGCCGACGCCGTACACGAAGCCGCGCTGGCCGCGCATCCGGCGCGCTATGTCGCGCAAGAGCGATTCGGTCGCTCGTGCGTGCCGATCGCGACCGATGCGGGGCTCGCACCGGCACACATGGCGCTGCGCGTGTACCTGGTCGCTTCGGGGAACTCGTACGTCACGTTGCCGGGCGGGCTGGTGCGCGTCTCGCGCGAGGCGGCGCAGCTCGATCGATCGGTCCTGGGCGGCGAGGGGAGCAAGGACGCCTGGGTACTGGCCGAAGGGCCCGTGCGCGAAGTCACGCTGCTGACGCCGGCCGGTCAGGCCATCGAGTTACGCCGCAGTGGCAACGAATTGCCCAGCCGTGTGGCTGATAACTTGTTCTGGCTGGGTCGCCAGATCGAGCGCGCCGACGGCTCGGCACGGCTCTTGCGCACGATTCTCAGCCGTTTGACGAGCGAACATGAAATCGCCGGGCTGCCGGAGTTGAATCCGCTTTTGCGCTGCCTGGCGGCGCTGGGGCAATTAGAACCCGGCTTTGTCATCGAAGGAATCCGCCAGCAGTTGCCCGCGATCGAGCGTGCGCTGCCGGCAGCCGTTTTCGACGGTATGCAGTCGGCCAGCCTGGCCTCGAACGTCGCCGCCGTGCACCGGCTCGGGTCGCTCGTGCGCGATCGTTTGTCGGTGGACAGTTGGCGCATCATCCATCGCATCCACGAGGAGTTTCAACTGCTGTCCACGAGGTCCGCGGTCGGGTTGAGCGATGTCCTGATGCTTGCCAATCGCATGATTATCGACCTGGCGGCCTTCGGCGGTCTGGTCGATGAGAGCATGACGCGCACGCAAGGGTGGCGGTTCCTC is a genomic window of Pirellulales bacterium containing:
- a CDS encoding circularly permuted type 2 ATP-grasp protein; translated protein: MSASLDSTTGTDGGLFNGYTPLHGAFDEYLAAPGVARPHWRPFAEALASFGTEEFARRREQAVRLVHENGLMYNAVGDPAQAARPWDLDVLPVLIAAEEWRRITLGLVQRARLLNRVLVDLYGPQRLLTEGLLPAELLFEHPNFHRELHGQQPPRDLFLHFYAADLARSPDGRWWVVADRTDAPLGAGYALENRIVVSRMLSSVIRRTRVERLAPFFIALRETLRELAPKQTTNPRIVLLSQGPHSPHYFEDAYLSRYLGYTLVESGDLAVRDDHVLLKTLGGLLPVDVIFRRLNDANADPLELHGDPAVGVPGLLEAVRNGNVAVANALGSSLIEPSVFMAYLPSLCRALLNEELYMPSIGTWWCGDPASLAHVEQHRDDLIVTSAFRRSRAQLGSGAMKADAVHEAALAAHPARYVAQERFGRSCVPIATDAGLAPAHMALRVYLVASGNSYVTLPGGLVRVSREAAQLDRSVLGGEGSKDAWVLAEGPVREVTLLTPAGQAIELRRSGNELPSRVADNLFWLGRQIERADGSARLLRTILSRLTSEHEIAGLPELNPLLRCLAALGQLEPGFVIEGIRQQLPAIERALPAAVFDGMQSASLASNVAAVHRLGSLVRDRLSVDSWRIIHRIHEEFQLLSTRSAVGLSDVLMLANRMIIDLAAFGGLVDESMTRTQGWRFLDIGRRLERALHTVTLAQNILVDIGPQDGPVLEAFLEVADSVMTYRSRYLATLQPAPVLDLVLTDDTNPRSVAFQLMTLADHVENLPRERSQPLRSPEQRIVLSLLTAVRMTEAETLRKLPRRGERTKLDRLLGRLNEQLPRLSDLIAHKYLVHAGTPRQLAEGWWDDER